Proteins encoded by one window of Pseudomonas sp. PSKL.D1:
- a CDS encoding bifunctional protein-serine/threonine kinase/phosphatase yields the protein MSLQLSFAQASATGPRAENQDALRLVTPAPELAASKGYLFALADGVSQCADGGLAARASLQALAMDYYATPATWAVAQALDRLLIAQNRWLRAQGNQPLLTTLSALILRGRRFTLAHVGDCRAYRWHDGRLHCLSEDHVWDQPGMHHVLKRALGLDQHLLVDYLDGELYAGECFLLLSDGVWASLGDQHIQTVLREQPDLQLAVDTLVASAHHNGSQDNASALLVRVDQLGETNLGDTLAQLQQWPLPGVLRDGQAFDGWQVETCLARSRQSLLYRVHDDQGQPWLLKTLPTEREQEPLAAQGLMLEEWFLRRVAGRHFPEVHPASQRQHLYYVMREHKGRTLASQFDDQGPLALGHWLEVARQLLQGVGVLHRRNLLHRDIKPENLHLGEDGQLRLLDFGLAYCPGLTEDPQHEVPGTPSYIAPEAFDGQPPSPRQDLYAVGVTLYYLLTGHYPYGEVEAFQRPRFGQPVNAARYRPDVPEWLQHNLQQAVATDPTQRFETAEQWLLLLERGDRQEVNNRPRPLLEREPVKVWRTLALGALLLNLLLLIALFRG from the coding sequence ATGAGCCTGCAACTGAGCTTTGCCCAAGCCAGCGCCACAGGGCCACGCGCAGAAAACCAGGACGCCCTGCGCCTGGTGACCCCGGCACCAGAGCTGGCCGCCAGCAAGGGCTACCTGTTCGCCCTTGCCGATGGCGTCAGCCAGTGCGCCGACGGTGGCCTGGCGGCGCGGGCCAGCCTGCAGGCCCTGGCCATGGACTACTACGCCACGCCCGCCACCTGGGCCGTGGCCCAGGCGCTGGACCGCTTGCTGATTGCACAGAACCGCTGGTTGCGTGCCCAAGGCAACCAGCCACTGCTGACCACGCTCAGCGCCCTGATACTGCGAGGGCGCAGGTTTACCCTGGCACACGTCGGCGACTGTCGCGCCTATCGCTGGCATGACGGCCGCCTGCATTGCCTGAGCGAGGACCACGTGTGGGACCAGCCCGGGATGCACCACGTGTTGAAGCGCGCACTCGGCCTCGACCAGCACCTGCTGGTCGACTATCTGGACGGTGAACTGTACGCTGGCGAATGCTTCCTGCTGCTTAGCGACGGTGTCTGGGCCAGCCTTGGCGACCAACACATCCAGACCGTGCTACGCGAGCAGCCTGACCTGCAGTTGGCCGTCGACACGTTGGTTGCCAGCGCCCATCACAATGGCAGCCAGGACAATGCCAGCGCCTTGCTGGTAAGGGTCGATCAATTAGGCGAGACCAACCTTGGCGATACCTTGGCTCAGCTGCAGCAATGGCCTCTTCCCGGCGTGCTGCGGGACGGCCAGGCCTTTGACGGGTGGCAGGTGGAAACCTGCCTGGCCCGCAGCCGCCAGTCACTGCTGTATCGGGTGCACGATGACCAAGGTCAGCCATGGTTGTTGAAAACCTTGCCCACCGAACGCGAACAGGAGCCACTGGCGGCTCAAGGGCTGATGCTGGAAGAGTGGTTTTTGCGGCGCGTTGCGGGCCGGCATTTCCCTGAAGTGCACCCGGCCAGCCAGCGCCAGCACTTGTACTACGTGATGCGTGAGCACAAGGGGCGCACGCTGGCCAGCCAGTTTGACGACCAAGGCCCGCTAGCATTGGGCCACTGGCTGGAGGTCGCTCGTCAACTGCTGCAGGGCGTGGGCGTGCTGCACCGGCGCAACTTGCTGCATCGGGATATCAAACCTGAAAACCTGCACCTGGGAGAAGACGGTCAACTGCGCCTGCTCGATTTCGGCCTCGCCTATTGCCCGGGCCTGACTGAAGACCCGCAGCACGAAGTGCCAGGCACGCCTTCCTACATTGCGCCGGAAGCGTTCGACGGCCAGCCACCGAGCCCTCGCCAGGATCTGTATGCCGTTGGCGTGACGCTGTATTACCTGCTGACCGGGCACTACCCCTACGGCGAGGTGGAAGCCTTTCAGCGCCCTCGTTTCGGGCAACCGGTAAACGCGGCACGCTATCGCCCTGATGTGCCTGAGTGGCTACAGCACAACTTGCAGCAAGCAGTGGCGACCGACCCGACACAGCGGTTTGAAACAGCGGAACAGTGGTTGCTGTTGCTTGAGCGGGGGGACCGGCAGGAAGTCAATAACCGGCCCAGGCCGTTGCTGGAACGTGAGCCGGTGAAAGTGTGGCGCACTTTGGCATTGGGGGCATTGCTGTTGAACCTGCTGTTGCTGATCGCTCTGTTCAGAGGATGA
- a CDS encoding mechanosensitive ion channel family protein: MELDLWTQSLVTAMTALWTKVANFIPNLFGALVVVLLGFVVAKLLDTLLSKLLAKFGLDRLMAGTGLTKMLGRVGIQVPISTLIGKIVYWFVLLIFLVSAAESLGLERVSATLDMLALYLPKVFGAALVLLAGVLLAQVANGLVRGAAEGIGLEYSAGLGRITQGLVIIISISVAISQLEVKTDLLNHVIVIGLITVGLAVALAMGLGSREIAGQILAGIYVRELFQVGQQVRIGEVEGQIEEIGTVKTTLLTDDGELVSLSNRVLLEQRVNSR; the protein is encoded by the coding sequence ATGGAACTCGATCTCTGGACCCAGAGCCTGGTCACTGCCATGACCGCCCTATGGACCAAAGTGGCGAACTTCATCCCCAACCTGTTCGGCGCGCTGGTGGTGGTGCTGCTCGGTTTTGTGGTTGCCAAGCTACTCGATACGCTGCTGTCCAAACTGCTGGCCAAGTTCGGCCTTGACCGCCTGATGGCCGGTACCGGCCTGACCAAGATGCTGGGCCGGGTCGGCATCCAGGTGCCGATCTCTACACTGATCGGCAAGATCGTCTACTGGTTCGTGCTGCTGATCTTCCTTGTTTCGGCAGCTGAGTCCCTTGGCCTTGAGCGGGTTTCCGCAACCCTGGACATGTTGGCCCTGTACCTGCCCAAGGTGTTCGGCGCGGCCCTGGTGTTGCTGGCCGGCGTGCTGCTTGCGCAGGTGGCCAATGGCCTGGTGCGCGGTGCCGCAGAAGGCATTGGCCTGGAATACTCCGCCGGGCTTGGGCGAATTACCCAAGGCTTGGTGATCATCATCAGCATTTCGGTGGCCATCAGCCAGCTCGAGGTGAAAACCGACCTGCTGAACCATGTAATCGTGATCGGATTGATTACCGTTGGTCTGGCGGTTGCGCTGGCCATGGGGCTGGGTAGCCGCGAAATTGCCGGGCAGATTCTGGCCGGCATTTACGTTCGTGAACTTTTCCAGGTCGGCCAGCAGGTGCGGATTGGAGAGGTTGAAGGGCAAATCGAAGAAATCGGCACGGTCAAAACTACATTGCTGACCGATGATGGCGAACTAGTGTCATTGTCTAACCGTGTGTTGCTTGAGCAGCGTGTCAATAGCCGCTAA
- a CDS encoding alpha/beta fold hydrolase → MQSSSTLYPVALLSAERRGDLSEDVYRIKAGNSPDPTVEIAVTRLGLADHGRAQGVPVILLHGSFSNRRFWYSPKGIGLGAYLARAGFDVWIPEMRGHGLSPRNRDWRHNRVADYACHDLPVIAGFVQEKAGRAPHWVGHSLGGTTLAAALGGGFLRPEQVASAAFFGTQISRVYWPLKMPPVTWGARLLLKRFAHISGSRLKRGPEDEPIGLVLESMRWHGLFGRFGDKQNDWWAGLADVDVPVLAVAGAGDFQDPVWACRKLFDQLGGERKQFLRLGRDEGFEAFGHVDMLVSKAAQVQVWPLVEGWLRDPLLPVHTSTVVCEAVAAS, encoded by the coding sequence ATGCAAAGCAGCAGCACTCTTTACCCCGTGGCCCTGCTCAGCGCCGAGCGCCGCGGCGACCTTAGCGAAGACGTGTACCGGATCAAGGCCGGCAACAGCCCCGACCCTACCGTCGAAATCGCGGTCACCCGCCTGGGCCTGGCCGACCATGGCCGCGCCCAGGGCGTGCCGGTCATTCTCCTGCATGGCAGTTTTTCCAACCGGCGTTTCTGGTACTCGCCCAAGGGTATCGGCCTGGGCGCTTATCTGGCGCGCGCGGGGTTCGATGTGTGGATCCCGGAAATGCGTGGCCACGGGCTGTCGCCGCGCAACCGCGACTGGCGGCACAATCGCGTGGCCGATTACGCCTGTCATGACTTACCGGTGATTGCCGGTTTCGTGCAGGAAAAGGCCGGGCGGGCGCCGCACTGGGTTGGCCATTCGCTGGGCGGCACCACCCTGGCGGCAGCGTTGGGGGGCGGGTTCCTGCGGCCTGAGCAGGTGGCCAGTGCCGCCTTCTTCGGCACCCAGATCAGCCGCGTCTACTGGCCATTGAAAATGCCACCGGTAACGTGGGGTGCGCGTTTGCTGCTCAAGCGTTTTGCGCACATCTCGGGTTCGCGCCTCAAGCGCGGCCCGGAAGACGAGCCGATTGGCCTGGTGCTGGAGAGCATGCGCTGGCACGGCCTGTTCGGGCGCTTTGGCGACAAGCAGAACGACTGGTGGGCCGGGCTTGCCGATGTGGATGTGCCGGTGCTGGCGGTTGCTGGCGCGGGGGATTTTCAAGACCCGGTGTGGGCGTGCCGCAAGCTGTTTGACCAGTTGGGTGGTGAGCGCAAGCAGTTTTTGCGGCTGGGGCGTGACGAGGGCTTTGAGGCGTTCGGGCATGTCGACATGCTGGTGAGCAAGGCTGCCCAGGTGCAGGTTTGGCCGCTGGTTGAAGGGTGGTTGCGCGATCCGTTGTTGCCGGTGCATACCTCAACAGTCGTGTGCGAGGCGGTGGCGGCCAGTTGA
- the rraA gene encoding ribonuclease E activity regulator RraA gives MQHYVTPDLCDAYPDLVQVLEPMFSNFGGRDSFGGQIVTIKCFEDNSLVKEQAELDGKGKVLVVDGGGSLRRALLGDMIAEKAAKNGWEGMVIYGCVRDVDVLIQTDLGVQALASHPMKTDKRGIGDLNVNVTFAGVTFRPGEYVYADNNGVIVSPTPLKMPE, from the coding sequence ATGCAGCATTACGTAACGCCCGACCTGTGCGACGCCTACCCGGACCTGGTCCAGGTGTTGGAGCCGATGTTCAGCAACTTCGGTGGCCGCGACTCATTTGGTGGCCAGATTGTCACCATCAAGTGCTTCGAGGACAACTCGCTGGTCAAGGAACAGGCCGAGCTCGACGGCAAGGGCAAAGTGCTGGTAGTCGACGGGGGCGGTTCCCTGCGCCGTGCGCTGCTGGGTGACATGATCGCCGAAAAGGCCGCCAAAAACGGCTGGGAAGGCATGGTGATCTACGGCTGCGTGCGCGACGTCGATGTGCTGATCCAGACCGACCTCGGTGTGCAGGCCCTGGCCAGCCACCCGATGAAAACCGACAAGCGCGGCATCGGCGACCTCAACGTCAACGTGACCTTCGCCGGTGTTACGTTCCGCCCGGGCGAATACGTGTACGCCGACAACAACGGTGTAATCGTTTCCCCAACCCCGCTGAAAATGCCGGAGTGA
- a CDS encoding OmpA family protein — protein MKLKNTLGLAIGSLVAATSFGVLAQGQGAVEIEGNVTKQYYDSERNFKNDGTNPGVRLGYFLTDDVSLDLGYNETHNARGEVFNKDIKGSKAKLDATYHFGTVGDALRPYVSAGFAHESLGQATRSGRDHSTFANVGAGAKWYITDMFFARAGVEAMYNIDNGNTEWGPTVGVGLNFGGSGGKQPAPAPAPVAEVCSDSDNDGVCDNVDKCPDTPANVTVDADGCPAVAEVVRVELDVKFDFDKSVVKENSYGDIKNLADFMKQYPQTTTVVEGHTDSVGPDAYNQKLSERRANAVKQVLTQQYGVESSRVDSVGYGETRPVADNATDAGRAVNRRVEAQVEAQSK, from the coding sequence ATGAAATTGAAAAACACCTTGGGCTTGGCCATTGGCTCGCTCGTAGCTGCTACTTCGTTCGGCGTTCTGGCTCAAGGCCAAGGCGCTGTCGAGATCGAAGGTAACGTCACCAAGCAGTACTACGACAGCGAGCGTAACTTCAAGAACGACGGCACCAACCCTGGTGTTCGCCTGGGTTACTTCCTGACCGACGACGTCTCCCTGGACCTCGGCTACAACGAGACCCACAACGCTCGTGGCGAAGTCTTCAACAAAGACATCAAAGGTTCCAAAGCCAAGCTGGACGCTACCTACCACTTCGGTACCGTTGGCGATGCTCTGCGTCCGTACGTTTCCGCTGGTTTCGCTCACGAGAGCCTGGGCCAGGCCACTCGTAGCGGCCGTGACCACTCCACCTTTGCCAACGTAGGCGCTGGCGCCAAGTGGTACATCACCGACATGTTCTTCGCCCGTGCCGGCGTTGAAGCCATGTACAACATCGACAACGGCAACACCGAGTGGGGCCCGACTGTTGGTGTGGGTCTGAACTTCGGTGGCAGCGGCGGCAAGCAGCCTGCTCCGGCTCCGGCTCCAGTTGCCGAAGTCTGCTCCGACAGCGACAACGACGGCGTTTGCGACAACGTCGACAAGTGCCCGGACACCCCGGCCAACGTCACCGTTGACGCCGATGGCTGCCCGGCTGTTGCCGAAGTCGTTCGTGTTGAGCTGGACGTCAAGTTCGACTTCGACAAGTCGGTCGTCAAAGAAAACAGCTACGGCGACATCAAGAACCTGGCTGACTTCATGAAGCAGTACCCACAAACCACCACCGTGGTTGAAGGTCACACTGACTCCGTCGGCCCAGACGCTTACAACCAGAAGCTGTCCGAGCGTCGTGCCAACGCTGTCAAGCAAGTGCTGACCCAGCAGTACGGCGTAGAATCCAGCCGTGTTGACTCGGTTGGTTACGGCGAAACCCGTCCGGTTGCCGACAACGCCACCGACGCTGGCCGCGCTGTCAACCGTCGCGTTGAAGCTCAGGTAGAAGCCCAGTCCAAGTAA
- the sigX gene encoding RNA polymerase sigma factor SigX → MRYDPRELTDEELVARSHEELYHVTRAYEELMRRYQRTLFNVCARYLGNDRDADDVCQEVMLKVLYGLKNFEGKSKFKTWLYSITYNECITQYRKERRKRRLMDALSLDPVEEASEDKAPKPEEKGGLDKWLVHVNPIDREILVLRFVAELEFQEIADIMHMGLSATKMRYKRALDKLREKFAGLDET, encoded by the coding sequence ATGCGTTATGACCCACGCGAGCTCACCGACGAGGAGTTGGTGGCGCGTTCGCATGAAGAGCTGTACCACGTTACCCGCGCCTATGAAGAACTCATGCGGCGCTACCAACGGACCCTGTTCAACGTCTGTGCACGTTACTTGGGGAACGACCGCGATGCGGATGATGTCTGTCAGGAAGTGATGTTGAAAGTGCTGTACGGTCTGAAGAATTTCGAGGGCAAATCCAAGTTCAAGACCTGGCTCTACAGCATCACCTACAACGAGTGCATTACCCAGTACCGCAAGGAGCGACGCAAACGCCGGCTGATGGATGCCTTGAGTCTTGACCCTGTAGAAGAGGCGTCTGAAGACAAGGCTCCGAAACCGGAAGAAAAAGGCGGGCTGGACAAGTGGCTGGTGCATGTAAACCCGATTGACCGTGAGATTCTCGTGCTGCGCTTTGTGGCAGAACTGGAATTTCAGGAAATCGCCGATATCATGCATATGGGTTTGAGTGCAACAAAAATGCGCTACAAGCGCGCGCTAGACAAGCTTAGAGAGAAATTTGCAGGTCTGGATGAAACTTAG
- the ppsR gene encoding posphoenolpyruvate synthetase regulatory kinase/phosphorylase PpsR, whose product MKRTAFFISDGTGITAETLGQSLLAQFDSIPFNKFTRPYIDTPDKARTMVLQINTAAERDGVRPIIFDTIVNQDIREILATSNGFMIDIFSTFLSPLEQELTAHSSYSVGKSHSIGGNSNYMERIEAVNFALDNDDGARTHYYDKADLILVGVSRCGKTPTCLYMAMQFGIRAANYPLTEDDMERLQLPTVLKKHHSKLFGLTIDPDRLTAIRHERKPNSRYSSFAQCEFEVREVENLFRRENIPNINSTHFSVEEISAKILVEKGVERRFK is encoded by the coding sequence ATGAAACGAACCGCGTTCTTCATCTCCGATGGTACCGGCATCACCGCCGAAACCCTGGGCCAAAGCCTGCTTGCGCAATTCGATAGCATTCCATTCAACAAATTCACCCGCCCGTACATCGACACGCCGGACAAGGCGCGCACCATGGTGCTGCAAATCAATACCGCTGCCGAGCGTGACGGCGTGCGGCCGATCATCTTCGACACCATCGTCAACCAGGACATCCGCGAGATCCTGGCCACGTCGAACGGCTTCATGATCGACATCTTTTCCACGTTTTTATCCCCGCTCGAGCAGGAATTGACTGCCCATTCGTCGTATTCCGTGGGTAAATCGCACTCGATCGGCGGTAATTCGAACTATATGGAGCGCATCGAGGCGGTCAACTTTGCCCTCGACAACGATGACGGCGCGCGTACCCACTACTACGACAAGGCCGACCTGATCCTGGTGGGCGTGTCGCGCTGCGGCAAAACCCCGACCTGCCTGTACATGGCCATGCAGTTTGGCATTCGCGCGGCCAACTACCCGCTGACTGAAGACGACATGGAGCGCCTGCAACTGCCGACGGTGTTGAAAAAGCACCACAGCAAGCTGTTCGGCCTGACCATCGACCCGGACCGCCTCACCGCCATCCGCCACGAACGCAAGCCCAACAGCCGCTATTCGAGCTTTGCCCAGTGCGAGTTCGAGGTGCGCGAGGTGGAAAACCTGTTCCGGCGGGAGAACATTCCCAACATCAATTCCACGCATTTTTCGGTGGAAGAGATTTCGGCGAAGATTCTGGTGGAGAAAGGGGTGGAGCGGCGGTTCAAGTGA
- a CDS encoding CrfX protein: protein MHDPFEESLRDLLKASPSGNDRDDAACLGRVLKTANRQVGAGDLFSLLGRWSQALLIAVNNGSAHVAPVRRNAARGSKADKAD from the coding sequence ATGCACGATCCGTTTGAAGAATCCCTGCGTGACCTGCTCAAGGCATCGCCGTCCGGCAACGACCGTGACGACGCTGCCTGCCTGGGTCGCGTGCTGAAAACCGCCAACCGCCAGGTTGGTGCGGGCGATCTGTTCAGCTTGCTTGGCCGCTGGAGCCAGGCGCTGCTGATTGCCGTGAACAATGGCTCGGCGCATGTTGCGCCAGTACGTCGTAACGCTGCCCGCGGCAGCAAAGCTGATAAGGCCGATTGA
- a CDS encoding zinc transporter ZntB — MFEEDNAQWGLVHALVLDGRGGARSIARTELDGLQLQPQESLWLHWDRSHPQTRTWLLRDSGLSEFACDLLLEENTRPRLLPMAAEQLLLFLRGVNLNPGAEPEDMVSVRIFAEAQRVISLRLRPLRASDEVLQQLDEGRGPKSASELLLLMGELLTEKVQGLVSDLSELVDLEEEKVEADERYTPEHGSLQQIRRRAAGLRRFLAPQRDIYAQLSRSKWSWFADADADYWNELNNSLIRYLEELELTRERAALVLESEDRRRAERMNRTMYRFGIITCIFLPMSFITGLLGINVGGIPGAENPYGFLFACIVVLGLAVGQMWLFRRLRWV, encoded by the coding sequence ATGTTCGAGGAAGACAACGCGCAGTGGGGGCTGGTGCATGCCCTGGTGCTCGATGGCAGAGGCGGCGCGCGTTCAATCGCCCGAACCGAGCTGGATGGCCTGCAGTTGCAGCCACAGGAGAGCCTGTGGCTGCACTGGGACCGCAGCCACCCGCAAACCCGTACCTGGCTGCTGCGCGACAGCGGCCTGAGCGAGTTTGCCTGCGACCTGCTGCTGGAAGAAAACACCCGGCCACGGCTATTGCCGATGGCGGCGGAGCAGCTGTTGCTGTTTTTGCGTGGGGTCAACCTCAACCCCGGCGCCGAACCTGAAGACATGGTGTCGGTGCGTATCTTCGCCGAGGCGCAGCGGGTGATCTCGTTGCGCTTGCGGCCACTGCGCGCCAGTGACGAAGTGCTGCAGCAACTCGACGAGGGCAGGGGGCCGAAGTCGGCGTCCGAACTGTTGCTGCTGATGGGCGAGTTGCTGACCGAAAAGGTTCAGGGGCTGGTCAGTGACCTGTCCGAGCTGGTCGATCTGGAAGAAGAGAAGGTAGAAGCCGACGAACGGTACACACCCGAACACGGCAGCCTGCAGCAAATTCGCCGTCGCGCCGCCGGGCTGCGCCGGTTCCTCGCCCCGCAGCGGGACATCTACGCCCAGCTGTCGCGCAGTAAATGGAGCTGGTTTGCCGACGCCGATGCCGACTACTGGAACGAGCTGAACAACAGCCTGATCCGCTACCTCGAAGAACTCGAGCTTACGCGCGAGCGGGCGGCGCTGGTGCTCGAAAGCGAAGACCGCCGCCGCGCGGAACGCATGAACCGCACCATGTATCGCTTCGGCATCATCACCTGCATCTTTTTGCCCATGAGCTTCATCACCGGCCTGTTGGGCATCAACGTGGGCGGCATTCCGGGGGCGGAAAACCCCTATGGCTTCCTGTTCGCCTGCATCGTCGTGCTGGGGTTGGCGGTGGGGCAGATGTGGCTGTTCCGTCGGCTGCGCTGGGTGTAA
- the ppsA gene encoding phosphoenolpyruvate synthase has translation MVEYVVSLDKLGVHDVEHVGGKNASLGEMISNLAGAGVSVPGGFATTAQAYRDFLEQSGLNDKIHAALDALDVDDVNALAKTGAQIRQWVMEADFPARLDSEIRTAFAAMANGNDNMAVAVRSSATAEDLPDASFAGQQETFLNIRGVDNVIRAAKEVFASLFNDRAISYRVHQGFDHKLVALSAGVQRMVRSETGTAGVMFTLDTESGFRDVVFITGAYGLGETVVQGAVNPDEFYVHKNTLQAGRPAILRRNLGSKAIKMVYGDEAKAGRSVKTVEVDRAERARFCLSDEEVNELAKQAMIIEQHYQRPMDIEWAKDGDDGKLYIVQARPETVKSRASANVMERYLLKEKGTVLVEGRAIGQRIGAGKVRVINDVSEMDKVQPGDVLVSDMTDPDWEPVMKRASAIVTNRGGRTCHAAIIARELGIPAVVGCGNATQVLKDGQGVTVSCAEGDTGFIFEGELGFDIKQNSVDAMPELPFKIMMNVGNPDRAFDFAQLPNAGVGLARLEFIINRMIGVHPKALLNYAGLPPELKESVDKRIAGYNDPVGFYVEKLVEGISTLAAAFYPKKVIVRLSDFKSNEYANLIGGKLYEPEEENPMLGFRGASRYISESFRDCFELECRALKRVRNEMGLTNVEIMVPFVRTLGEASQVVDLLAENGLARGDNGLRVIMMCELPSNAILAEEFLEYFDGFSIGSNDLTQLTLGLDRDSGIIAHLFDERNPAVKKLLANAIAACNKAGKYIGICGQGPSDHPDLAKWLMEQGIESVSLNPDSVLETWFFLAEGQGAA, from the coding sequence TTGGTAGAGTACGTAGTTTCCCTCGATAAGCTCGGCGTCCATGATGTGGAGCATGTGGGGGGCAAGAACGCATCCCTGGGCGAGATGATCAGTAACCTCGCCGGTGCCGGCGTGTCGGTGCCGGGCGGCTTTGCCACGACGGCTCAGGCGTACCGTGATTTTCTTGAACAAAGTGGCCTGAACGACAAGATTCACGCTGCGCTCGACGCGCTGGATGTTGACGACGTCAACGCCCTGGCCAAGACCGGCGCACAAATTCGCCAATGGGTGATGGAGGCCGATTTCCCGGCCCGTCTGGATTCGGAAATCCGAACCGCCTTCGCCGCCATGGCCAACGGCAACGACAACATGGCCGTGGCCGTACGCTCCTCGGCCACCGCCGAAGACTTGCCGGACGCCTCGTTCGCCGGCCAGCAAGAGACCTTCCTGAACATCCGCGGCGTCGACAACGTGATCCGCGCGGCCAAGGAAGTGTTTGCCTCGCTGTTCAACGACCGCGCCATTTCGTACCGCGTGCACCAGGGCTTTGACCACAAGCTGGTTGCCCTGTCGGCCGGCGTGCAGCGCATGGTGCGCTCCGAAACCGGTACCGCCGGCGTGATGTTCACCCTCGACACCGAGTCGGGCTTCCGCGACGTGGTGTTCATCACCGGCGCCTACGGCCTGGGTGAAACCGTGGTGCAAGGCGCGGTCAACCCGGACGAGTTCTACGTCCACAAGAACACCCTGCAGGCCGGCCGCCCGGCCATCCTGCGCCGCAACCTGGGCAGCAAGGCCATCAAGATGGTCTATGGCGACGAAGCCAAGGCCGGCCGTTCGGTCAAGACCGTCGAAGTCGACCGCGCCGAACGTGCACGCTTCTGCCTCAGCGACGAAGAAGTCAACGAGCTGGCCAAACAGGCCATGATCATCGAGCAGCACTACCAGCGCCCGATGGACATCGAGTGGGCCAAAGATGGCGACGACGGCAAGCTGTACATCGTTCAGGCCCGCCCTGAAACCGTGAAGAGCCGCGCCAGCGCCAACGTCATGGAACGCTACCTGCTCAAGGAAAAAGGCACCGTGCTGGTCGAAGGCCGCGCCATTGGCCAGCGCATCGGCGCCGGCAAGGTCCGCGTGATCAACGACGTGTCCGAGATGGACAAGGTGCAGCCGGGCGACGTACTGGTCTCCGACATGACCGACCCGGACTGGGAACCGGTAATGAAGCGCGCCAGCGCCATCGTCACCAACCGCGGTGGCCGTACCTGCCACGCGGCGATCATCGCCCGTGAGCTGGGCATCCCGGCCGTGGTCGGCTGCGGCAATGCCACCCAGGTGCTCAAGGACGGCCAGGGCGTTACGGTTTCCTGCGCTGAGGGCGACACCGGTTTCATCTTCGAAGGTGAGCTGGGCTTCGACATCAAGCAGAACTCGGTCGACGCCATGCCGGAGCTGCCGTTCAAGATCATGATGAACGTGGGTAACCCGGACCGCGCCTTTGACTTTGCCCAGCTGCCCAACGCCGGTGTCGGCCTGGCGCGCCTGGAGTTCATCATCAACCGCATGATCGGCGTGCACCCCAAGGCGCTGCTGAACTACGCCGGCCTGCCGCCGGAGCTGAAAGAAAGCGTCGACAAGCGCATCGCCGGTTACAACGACCCGGTTGGTTTCTACGTCGAGAAGCTGGTCGAGGGCATCAGCACCCTGGCCGCCGCCTTCTACCCGAAAAAGGTCATCGTGCGCCTGTCGGACTTCAAGTCCAACGAGTACGCCAACCTGATCGGCGGCAAGCTGTACGAGCCGGAAGAAGAAAACCCGATGCTGGGCTTCCGCGGTGCCTCGCGCTACATCAGCGAGTCGTTCCGTGACTGCTTCGAGCTCGAATGCCGCGCGCTCAAGCGTGTGCGCAACGAGATGGGCCTGACCAACGTCGAGATCATGGTGCCGTTCGTGCGCACCCTGGGTGAAGCCAGCCAAGTCGTCGACCTGCTGGCTGAAAACGGCCTGGCCCGTGGCGACAACGGCCTGCGCGTGATCATGATGTGCGAGCTGCCGTCCAACGCAATTCTGGCTGAAGAGTTCCTGGAGTACTTCGACGGCTTCTCGATCGGTTCGAACGACCTGACCCAGCTGACCCTGGGCCTGGACCGTGACTCGGGCATCATTGCCCACCTGTTCGATGAGCGTAACCCGGCCGTGAAGAAGCTGCTGGCCAACGCCATTGCCGCCTGCAATAAGGCCGGCAAGTACATCGGCATCTGCGGCCAGGGCCCGTCGGACCACCCGGACCTGGCCAAGTGGCTGATGGAGCAGGGCATCGAAAGCGTGTCGCTGAACCCGGACTCGGTGCTGGAAACCTGGTTCTTCCTGGCCGAGGGCCAGGGCGCAGCCTGA